One window from the genome of Isachenkonia alkalipeptolytica encodes:
- a CDS encoding anti-sigma factor family protein, which produces MNCKEFENSISLYIDEKLNDDEKTAFLAHKDHCSHCDRALENTEKMVGSLQELKDLKAPEGLSKSIMATLEQEEENNPREDVDQYLEESSGRNHKKWFIKQLPWMKKISLAAVMVLIITSAVILTTDRFPAPREDEMTVMESADDDAGITSMDEEESISPEEAAPEEAVEEEPPAAMEETVEPEERDGDTSETFGRDTFGMEYGKWIVILLGIGVISVIGVLRKDRKK; this is translated from the coding sequence ATGAACTGTAAAGAATTCGAAAACAGTATATCCTTATATATTGATGAAAAATTAAATGATGATGAAAAAACCGCCTTTCTAGCTCATAAAGACCATTGCAGCCACTGTGACAGAGCCCTGGAAAACACTGAGAAAATGGTGGGTAGTCTTCAGGAATTAAAAGACTTGAAGGCACCGGAAGGCCTGAGCAAAAGTATCATGGCTACCTTGGAGCAGGAAGAGGAGAACAACCCGCGGGAGGACGTTGATCAATACTTGGAGGAAAGTTCAGGAAGAAATCATAAGAAATGGTTTATAAAACAGTTGCCCTGGATGAAAAAAATTTCTTTGGCCGCAGTAATGGTATTGATAATTACCTCTGCAGTAATTCTTACGACAGACCGGTTTCCGGCTCCGAGAGAGGATGAGATGACAGTGATGGAAAGTGCTGACGACGACGCAGGGATTACCTCGATGGACGAGGAAGAAAGTATTTCTCCAGAGGAGGCAGCTCCTGAGGAAGCGGTGGAGGAAGAACCCCCGGCGGCAATGGAGGAAACGGTAGAACCGGAAGAAAGAGATGGGGATACTTCCGAAACCTTTGGAAGGGACACCTTTGGGATGGAATACGGGAAATGGATCGTGATATTACTGGGAATCGGGGTAATAAGCGTAATAGGGGTTCTTCGAAAGGATCGAAAAAAGTGA
- a CDS encoding RNA polymerase sigma factor yields MNIEEARLIKQSQQGDMNSFEKLILRYQDQAYRTAYGMLGNAEDAKDATQESFIKMYKSLNKFKLQSSFSTWMYRIVHNTCLDILRKRKRREEVPMETKNSSESEGYEIPLKDTGDGPEELLEYQFVKGEVEKGILELPVEYQGVIVLRDIEGLSYEKIAEVLDISQGTVKSRLNRGRKQLRNNLSDLLQND; encoded by the coding sequence TTGAACATTGAAGAGGCCAGACTTATCAAACAGTCCCAGCAAGGAGATATGAATAGTTTTGAAAAATTGATCCTCCGCTATCAGGATCAGGCCTATCGAACGGCCTATGGAATGCTTGGAAATGCCGAAGATGCTAAGGATGCAACCCAAGAATCCTTTATTAAGATGTACAAATCCCTGAATAAATTTAAACTCCAAAGCAGCTTTTCCACTTGGATGTATCGAATTGTGCACAACACCTGTCTGGATATACTACGAAAAAGGAAAAGACGGGAGGAAGTCCCTATGGAGACGAAAAACAGTTCCGAAAGTGAAGGGTATGAAATCCCCTTGAAAGATACAGGGGATGGTCCGGAGGAACTACTGGAGTATCAATTTGTCAAGGGGGAAGTGGAAAAAGGAATCTTGGAACTTCCCGTAGAGTATCAGGGAGTTATTGTTTTACGGGATATTGAAGGGCTGTCCTACGAAAAAATTGCAGAAGTACTGGATATTTCCCAGGGAACCGTAAAGTCCCGATTAAATAGAGGAAGAAAGCAATTACGAAATAATTTAAGCGACCTTCTACAGAACGACTAG
- a CDS encoding cation diffusion facilitator family transporter, with product MREEVRYKASRKASYLGLMGNILLTFLKGFIGYIAGSAALMADAVHSASDFIGTLIVIKGVKIAHLPPDQSHPYGHHKAESIVSKIIAIILMITAVFIGYEAFQILLADEIGIPGVSAIVVALISIGIKEGLYQYTIRVGRKYRNAALIADAWHQRSDAISSIAALIGITGAVLGFPFMDPLAGIVVAMLILKTAISIYIDAIHDLMDSAPPPEVLNNITEAAKTDEGVLAVSEVKVRRYGSMLLVDMKINVSPHISVEQGHAISARTKQNILSHNEEVKDVLIHVNPHYE from the coding sequence TTGCGAGAAGAAGTTCGTTATAAAGCCTCCCGAAAAGCCTCTTACTTAGGTTTAATGGGAAATATTTTACTAACCTTTCTAAAAGGATTCATCGGATACATCGCCGGCAGTGCAGCCTTAATGGCGGATGCGGTACACTCTGCCTCGGATTTCATCGGAACCCTTATTGTTATTAAAGGAGTGAAAATAGCCCATTTACCTCCGGACCAGTCCCATCCCTACGGCCATCATAAGGCAGAATCCATTGTCTCGAAAATCATTGCAATTATTTTAATGATCACCGCAGTATTCATCGGATATGAAGCTTTTCAAATACTGCTGGCTGATGAAATCGGCATCCCCGGTGTTTCAGCTATTGTTGTGGCCCTGATATCCATCGGAATCAAAGAAGGACTCTACCAGTATACCATCCGTGTAGGCCGCAAGTATCGAAACGCTGCGTTGATTGCCGATGCTTGGCATCAACGTTCCGATGCCATTTCTTCCATTGCAGCGCTGATTGGAATTACGGGAGCGGTTTTGGGATTTCCTTTTATGGATCCTTTAGCCGGAATCGTTGTGGCTATGTTGATACTAAAAACCGCCATTTCGATTTATATCGACGCTATTCATGATTTGATGGACTCTGCTCCTCCTCCGGAAGTATTAAATAATATTACCGAAGCGGCTAAGACCGATGAAGGAGTGCTGGCTGTTTCCGAAGTAAAGGTACGCCGTTATGGTTCCATGCTTTTAGTGGATATGAAGATCAATGTATCTCCCCATATTTCCGTAGAACAGGGACATGCCATCTCTGCCCGAACCAAGCAGAATATTCTTTCCCATAATGAGGAAGTCAAGGATGTTTTGATTCATGTAAACCCCCATTACGAATAA
- a CDS encoding tetratricopeptide repeat protein, whose translation MKIQGFFLNKKRRADFIDKYLHETPGQKEIEGTKPRQREGVFLIKLQHSHKGVPGYWLQIRFEEGEKGETLYREIKEIFTKEKVAEEVFYPQKPMEIRKLIIKWHQKYELDSAETSVDKWKVFYREIRNHFDRNRVMEAYVGLNLILKHHPEFLKKYRRYGLYEEIALYYEEQGEVKKAEKAIKKPLYLNIKSEEPYLNLCAFYMIHGMEEKAYKIGKFALKKYPKNVFVVCNQAVILATLDDYDRALEILGDAEREGITDPLLYKTKGELLSDLERDLEAIRFFKRGLKKTNKGDKTLRIELLSDLGESYVHLKEFEKAVKTYEKIIREDPKDLYHLLRLVGTYFYELKDYDQALKYGEIMIKEEPGMSSYHYLLGLIRMEKSDLELAQWHLYKAKQLMPSHPLIEEELRELRSRRKSQRKPKGKHSNIEK comes from the coding sequence TTGAAAATACAGGGATTTTTTTTGAATAAAAAGCGAAGGGCCGATTTCATTGATAAATATTTGCATGAAACCCCGGGACAGAAAGAGATAGAAGGTACGAAACCTCGTCAAAGGGAAGGGGTTTTCTTGATTAAGTTACAACATTCCCATAAAGGGGTACCGGGATACTGGTTGCAGATCCGATTTGAAGAAGGTGAAAAAGGAGAAACACTATACCGGGAAATCAAAGAAATTTTTACGAAGGAAAAGGTTGCTGAAGAGGTATTTTATCCCCAAAAGCCCATGGAAATCCGTAAGTTAATCATAAAATGGCACCAAAAATATGAGCTTGATTCTGCCGAGACTTCCGTGGATAAATGGAAAGTTTTTTACCGGGAGATTCGCAACCATTTTGACCGGAATCGGGTCATGGAAGCTTATGTGGGTTTGAATCTGATTTTAAAACATCATCCGGAATTTTTGAAAAAGTATCGCCGTTACGGCCTTTATGAAGAAATAGCTCTTTATTACGAAGAACAGGGAGAGGTTAAAAAAGCGGAAAAAGCCATAAAAAAACCTCTTTATCTGAATATTAAGTCCGAAGAACCCTATTTAAACCTCTGTGCATTCTATATGATCCACGGAATGGAAGAAAAGGCTTATAAAATCGGAAAATTCGCATTGAAAAAATATCCGAAAAACGTTTTTGTTGTTTGCAATCAAGCGGTAATTTTAGCCACGCTGGATGATTATGATCGAGCATTGGAAATCCTAGGAGATGCTGAAAGAGAAGGAATCACCGACCCTTTATTGTATAAAACCAAAGGAGAGCTGTTATCGGATTTGGAGCGGGATTTAGAAGCCATTCGATTCTTCAAAAGAGGACTGAAAAAAACAAACAAAGGAGATAAAACCTTAAGGATTGAATTACTCAGTGATTTAGGGGAAAGCTACGTGCATTTGAAAGAGTTTGAAAAAGCGGTAAAGACCTATGAAAAAATTATCAGAGAGGACCCCAAGGATCTTTATCACCTTCTTCGATTAGTAGGAACTTATTTTTATGAGCTGAAAGATTACGATCAGGCCTTAAAATACGGGGAAATTATGATTAAGGAGGAACCGGGAATGTCCTCTTATCATTACCTTTTAGGACTCATTCGTATGGAGAAGAGTGATTTGGAACTTGCCCAGTGGCATCTGTATAAAGCGAAGCAATTAATGCCTTCTCATCCTCTTATTGAGGAAGAACTTCGGGAGTTAAGGTCCCGAAGAAAATCACAACGAAAGCCGAAGGGCAAGCATTCGAACATAGAGAAATAA
- the coaE gene encoding dephospho-CoA kinase (Dephospho-CoA kinase (CoaE) performs the final step in coenzyme A biosynthesis.), with protein MFKTIGLTGSIATGKSTASKFLQELGCTVIDGDVIAREVVEDRRVLKTIEEAFGNEVLDGEGKLRRKKLGEQVFNNEDALKKLNEITHPAIRSRIKDRLKALRTVAGENKNLHCVAIDGALLIEMNLHRWVDEVWVVALPEKEQIARLMARDGISESDARKRIEAQMSTEEKIKYADVVLDNTGDPKYLQVQIKNEMDRLKHQ; from the coding sequence ATGTTCAAAACCATAGGATTAACCGGCAGTATTGCCACGGGGAAAAGCACGGCATCTAAATTTCTTCAGGAACTGGGTTGTACCGTTATTGACGGGGATGTGATTGCCCGGGAAGTGGTGGAGGATCGCCGGGTACTGAAAACAATTGAAGAGGCCTTCGGAAATGAGGTTCTGGACGGGGAGGGGAAACTTCGTCGGAAAAAACTGGGAGAACAGGTTTTTAATAATGAGGATGCTCTAAAAAAGCTCAATGAAATAACCCATCCCGCCATTCGAAGTCGGATCAAGGACCGTCTGAAAGCCTTAAGAACTGTAGCGGGAGAAAACAAAAATCTCCACTGTGTAGCTATTGATGGGGCACTGTTGATTGAAATGAACCTTCACCGATGGGTGGATGAGGTATGGGTGGTTGCTCTTCCGGAAAAAGAGCAGATAGCACGCTTAATGGCCAGAGACGGAATAAGCGAATCCGATGCGAGAAAAAGAATCGAGGCACAAATGTCCACGGAGGAAAAAATCAAGTATGCGGATGTGGTTTTGGATAACACCGGAGATCCGAAGTACTTACAAGTGCAGATTAAAAATGAAATGGATCGACTGAAGCATCAATAA
- a CDS encoding ABC transporter substrate-binding protein translates to MKKKLTMIFMTLLLITFLTACDEEAPEEESEEEATEQEETGEVEADYGGTLRLAVPEVAHGNPIYQNPEELYHIQQLIFESLVTFDEDQSVIGEIAKDWNFSEDGQVVEIELHSDVTWHDGEPLRAEDIIFTVDIIKNAPEEMINHRIYQNSIKHISFIRELEDGKIKISFTRPFSNAMEALTFPVLPKHLLEENPELLQGEDFPWIGTGAYMLDDRDSEGFTLKKYDEHNRKDPYIEEVHVLVEGDYEERKRLFEEDELDLFRSTYLNPESHDNVEEEQVHGFSTNHLEYLAFNYQQDTVISQSAELRGILNQVINREQLIEEIYFGFATEATTPIHPEHWLYSEDSSTEEAFENEEFQGIMEDHGYEKSDENLWVDNNGDSITLEILVKENHPPRVMAAEILKEQMGQLGFEITLVAEDSAGIEQRLDEGDFDLYFGSWDLGYLPDLSFAFHSDFAGRTNFMNYKNEEVDEILEEAFRAPDQEEKKAQFEELQKALKEEQPIISLYFLKDTYISGEALHGELAPRASHIFANLENWFVETE, encoded by the coding sequence TTGAAAAAAAAACTGACAATGATTTTTATGACACTACTACTGATCACATTTCTGACGGCATGCGATGAGGAAGCACCGGAGGAAGAGTCAGAAGAGGAAGCAACGGAACAGGAAGAAACGGGGGAAGTGGAAGCAGATTACGGAGGAACTTTACGACTGGCGGTACCAGAGGTAGCTCACGGGAATCCGATTTATCAGAATCCCGAAGAGCTGTATCATATTCAGCAACTGATTTTTGAGAGTCTGGTAACCTTCGATGAGGATCAGTCAGTTATCGGTGAAATCGCCAAGGACTGGAATTTTTCCGAGGATGGTCAGGTGGTGGAAATAGAGCTTCACTCCGATGTAACCTGGCATGACGGTGAACCCTTAAGGGCGGAGGATATTATCTTTACCGTGGACATCATTAAAAATGCACCGGAGGAAATGATCAATCATCGGATATACCAAAACAGTATCAAGCATATTTCCTTTATCAGAGAACTGGAGGATGGAAAGATTAAAATCAGCTTTACCAGACCCTTTAGCAATGCTATGGAAGCCTTAACTTTTCCGGTCCTGCCAAAACACTTGCTGGAAGAAAATCCGGAATTATTACAGGGAGAGGACTTTCCATGGATCGGTACCGGTGCCTATATGCTCGATGACCGGGACTCGGAAGGTTTTACCTTGAAGAAGTATGATGAACATAATCGTAAAGATCCATATATTGAAGAAGTGCATGTTCTTGTGGAAGGGGACTACGAAGAGAGAAAACGACTGTTTGAAGAGGATGAGTTGGATCTTTTCCGAAGTACGTACTTAAATCCAGAAAGTCATGACAATGTAGAAGAAGAACAGGTACATGGATTTTCAACCAATCATTTGGAGTACCTCGCCTTTAACTACCAACAGGATACGGTAATATCTCAAAGTGCGGAGTTGCGAGGGATCCTTAACCAGGTAATTAACCGGGAACAGTTGATAGAGGAGATTTACTTTGGATTTGCCACGGAAGCCACCACTCCTATTCATCCTGAACATTGGCTTTACAGTGAGGACTCTTCTACGGAAGAAGCCTTTGAAAATGAGGAATTTCAAGGGATCATGGAGGATCATGGTTATGAAAAAAGTGATGAGAATCTTTGGGTCGATAATAACGGAGACAGTATTACTCTTGAAATCCTAGTGAAGGAAAACCACCCACCGAGAGTAATGGCGGCGGAAATTCTTAAAGAACAAATGGGACAATTGGGCTTTGAAATAACCTTGGTCGCCGAAGATTCAGCCGGTATTGAGCAGCGTTTGGATGAAGGGGATTTTGACCTGTATTTTGGTTCCTGGGACCTGGGATATTTACCGGATCTGTCCTTTGCTTTTCACTCGGATTTTGCAGGACGGACAAATTTTATGAACTACAAAAATGAAGAAGTTGATGAAATTCTTGAGGAGGCTTTTAGAGCTCCGGATCAGGAAGAGAAAAAAGCACAGTTCGAGGAGCTGCAAAAAGCTCTAAAGGAAGAACAACCGATCATCAGCCTATACTTTTTAAAAGATACTTATATTTCTGGGGAGGCTCTTCATGGTGAATTAGCTCCCAGAGCAAGCCATATTTTTGCAAATCTTGAAAACTGGTTTGTTGAAACGGAGTAA
- a CDS encoding ComEC/Rec2 family competence protein has product MGLQKTRAKIFQSPIFFFLFLLLIITSFLFFFNVFSGEDASLLRVHYIDVDQGDSILIQTPGNQNILIDGGERNQGEYVKGYLQNQGVKHLHMVVGTHPHSDHIGGLGIILEHFPADMILLPPVSHTTQTFEDLLHTIEEKNVPLIPVPSPEAYTFEENLTLEFLGPHLDFQDHLNNWSVVLKMTYKNHGFLFTGDIESAAESALLQGYPLETLSADVLKVPHHGSSTSSTAPFLEAVAPRVSIISCGKENPYGHPHKETIERLLYFSSDLYRTDIHGTILLKSNGVELWSPTAPFIPENIGK; this is encoded by the coding sequence ATGGGTCTGCAAAAAACCCGCGCCAAAATTTTCCAAAGCCCGATTTTCTTCTTCTTATTTCTGCTATTAATCATAACGTCTTTTTTATTTTTTTTCAATGTTTTCTCCGGGGAAGATGCATCCCTTTTACGGGTCCATTATATTGACGTAGACCAGGGAGACAGCATTTTAATACAAACCCCCGGCAATCAAAATATCCTGATTGACGGAGGCGAGAGAAATCAAGGGGAATACGTAAAGGGTTATTTGCAAAACCAGGGAGTGAAGCATCTACATATGGTTGTGGGAACCCATCCTCATTCTGATCACATCGGTGGTCTTGGAATTATTTTAGAACATTTTCCTGCGGATATGATCCTTCTTCCGCCCGTATCCCACACCACCCAAACTTTTGAAGACCTTCTTCATACCATCGAAGAGAAAAACGTCCCCCTGATTCCTGTCCCATCCCCTGAGGCCTATACCTTTGAAGAAAACCTTACCTTGGAATTTTTAGGGCCTCACCTGGATTTTCAGGATCACTTAAATAATTGGAGCGTTGTGTTAAAAATGACCTACAAAAATCACGGTTTTCTTTTCACCGGGGATATTGAATCTGCTGCAGAATCTGCATTGCTTCAGGGCTACCCTCTTGAAACACTTTCTGCGGATGTCCTAAAAGTTCCTCATCACGGTAGCAGCACATCCAGCACTGCCCCTTTTTTAGAAGCCGTTGCCCCAAGGGTGTCCATCATCTCCTGTGGCAAAGAAAATCCTTATGGGCATCCCCATAAGGAAACGATAGAACGCCTGCTTTATTTTTCTTCCGACCTGTACCGCACTGATATCCATGGCACCATTCTACTAAAAAGCAACGGGGTGGAGCTCTGGTCTCCCACCGCGCCCTTTATCCCTGAAAATATCGGGAAATAA
- the polA gene encoding DNA polymerase I, with amino-acid sequence MSKDTNQSPVDNENKKMIIIDGNSLLNRAFYALPPLKTKDGRHTNAIYGFLTMTFRMLEEHDPSYLAVAFDLKKPTFRHKEYKDYKAGRKKMPPELRQQIEPLKDILDALNVYRIEIEGFEADDIIGTVVTQGEEQGIETLVVTGDKDALQLASQTTKIVFTKRGISNIEIYDADKVKEETGVSPKTFIDLKGLMGDSSDNIPGIPGVGEKTALKLLQEFGSVENLIANMDQISGEKLREKVEKNQEKAVLSKRLATIVRTMPMDIDFSKLKRRKIHREEAVAAFKDYEFHSLMKKIREDEDSAGEEDGIKALKEVSNTSRDLWVLQVKEDKNFKQLQKGINEYLKTSKELGIFSFTKGEALTKDDILALSMVTKENKLYVIDLQALDSELKEAFWQWFRDLTNKEDVGFVAHNMKKEILHLKNHSINLNYVVFDTMIAEYLINPNKSGYDLEDLVLEYTGANIKSKETFLGKGKKQVSFTDLEESEFVSYLTDRVQYLFSLKELMEEKIEEYDLKELQETVEVPLIEVLAGMEYQGILADRELLLELQEKYEEKIDKLTKTIYNLAGESFNINSPKQLGNILFDKLDLPPIKKTKTGYSTNVEVLEKLKDKHEIIEKILEYRQITKLKNTYIDGLLKIINPSTKRIHSHFMQTVASTGRISSTEPNLQNIPIRLEMGRQLRKVFVAKEGASFIAADYSQIELRVLAHMSGDENLINAFLRDEDIHTRTAAEIFDVDFNEVTSQMRSNAKAVNFGIVYGISDYGLSENLGISRKKAQKYIDNYFKKYPKVKSYMDSTVAFAKEKGYVTTLLNRRRYLPDIHARNFNLRSFAERTAMNTPIQGSAADIIKIAMIQVYKKLEEQNMEANLLLQVHDELIVEAPEKEVDQVKEIIRSSMEEAMELKVHLKIDMSQGKSWYDLK; translated from the coding sequence TTGAGCAAGGATACAAACCAGAGTCCGGTGGACAATGAAAATAAAAAAATGATCATCATTGATGGAAACAGTCTGTTAAATCGAGCGTTCTATGCACTGCCCCCTTTAAAAACCAAGGATGGTAGACACACCAATGCCATTTACGGTTTTTTAACCATGACTTTTCGGATGTTGGAAGAACACGATCCAAGCTACTTGGCGGTTGCCTTTGACCTGAAAAAACCCACATTCCGTCATAAGGAGTATAAGGATTATAAGGCGGGGCGAAAAAAAATGCCGCCGGAGTTACGACAGCAAATTGAACCCTTAAAAGACATTTTGGATGCACTGAATGTGTACCGCATAGAAATTGAAGGCTTTGAAGCTGACGATATCATCGGTACCGTGGTAACCCAGGGAGAGGAACAGGGGATTGAAACCTTAGTGGTTACCGGGGATAAGGATGCTCTGCAACTGGCATCACAGACAACGAAAATTGTCTTTACCAAACGGGGAATATCCAACATAGAAATTTACGACGCCGACAAAGTAAAGGAGGAAACCGGGGTTAGTCCCAAAACCTTTATAGATTTGAAGGGGCTTATGGGGGACAGTTCCGATAATATCCCGGGGATCCCCGGGGTAGGAGAAAAAACCGCTCTAAAACTGCTACAGGAATTCGGATCCGTGGAGAACCTCATCGCGAATATGGATCAAATATCCGGGGAGAAACTGCGGGAAAAAGTGGAAAAAAACCAGGAAAAAGCGGTGCTCAGTAAGCGCCTGGCTACCATCGTTCGAACCATGCCGATGGATATTGACTTTTCTAAGCTGAAAAGAAGAAAAATTCATCGGGAAGAGGCAGTAGCAGCCTTTAAGGACTACGAGTTTCACAGTTTGATGAAAAAAATCCGTGAAGATGAGGACTCTGCCGGGGAAGAGGACGGGATCAAGGCCTTGAAAGAAGTCTCGAATACCTCCCGGGACCTCTGGGTTCTTCAGGTGAAGGAGGACAAGAATTTTAAGCAGTTACAAAAGGGGATCAATGAGTACTTGAAAACCTCGAAGGAGTTGGGGATTTTCTCCTTTACAAAGGGAGAAGCTTTAACCAAGGATGACATTTTAGCCCTGAGCATGGTAACTAAGGAGAACAAACTATATGTTATAGATTTGCAGGCCTTGGATTCAGAGCTGAAAGAAGCTTTCTGGCAATGGTTTAGGGATCTTACAAACAAGGAGGATGTAGGGTTTGTCGCTCACAATATGAAAAAGGAAATCCTTCATTTGAAGAATCATAGCATTAACCTAAACTATGTGGTCTTTGACACAATGATTGCCGAATACTTAATAAATCCCAACAAATCCGGATATGATCTGGAAGATCTGGTTTTGGAATACACGGGGGCCAATATTAAAAGCAAAGAAACCTTTTTAGGTAAGGGCAAAAAACAAGTTTCTTTTACAGACTTAGAGGAATCGGAGTTTGTCTCCTATTTAACCGACCGAGTGCAGTATCTGTTTTCACTTAAGGAATTAATGGAAGAAAAAATAGAGGAATATGACCTTAAGGAGCTTCAGGAAACGGTGGAAGTGCCGTTGATTGAAGTGCTGGCAGGTATGGAATATCAAGGGATCCTGGCGGATCGGGAACTGCTGTTGGAACTGCAGGAGAAGTATGAAGAAAAGATAGACAAGTTAACAAAAACCATTTATAATTTAGCAGGGGAGTCTTTTAACATCAACTCTCCCAAACAACTGGGAAATATTTTGTTTGATAAGCTGGACCTGCCCCCGATCAAAAAGACGAAAACCGGCTATTCCACCAATGTGGAAGTGTTGGAAAAACTTAAGGATAAACATGAAATTATTGAGAAAATTTTAGAATACCGTCAGATCACGAAGCTGAAAAACACCTATATCGACGGATTATTAAAAATCATTAATCCCAGTACAAAGCGGATCCATTCCCACTTTATGCAAACCGTGGCCTCCACAGGAAGGATTTCCAGTACAGAGCCAAACCTTCAAAACATCCCCATCCGTTTGGAAATGGGAAGACAACTTCGGAAAGTTTTTGTGGCCAAGGAGGGCGCTTCCTTTATTGCTGCGGACTACTCTCAAATCGAACTTCGGGTACTGGCCCATATGTCCGGGGATGAAAACCTGATTAACGCCTTTTTGCGGGACGAGGATATCCATACCCGTACGGCGGCGGAAATCTTCGATGTGGATTTTAATGAAGTCACCTCTCAGATGCGAAGCAACGCTAAGGCGGTAAATTTCGGAATTGTCTACGGGATCAGTGATTACGGCTTGTCGGAAAACCTGGGAATCTCCAGAAAAAAAGCGCAGAAGTATATTGATAATTATTTTAAGAAATACCCTAAGGTAAAAAGCTATATGGACAGTACGGTGGCCTTTGCAAAGGAAAAGGGTTATGTTACCACTTTACTGAATCGCCGCCGGTACTTGCCGGATATTCACGCAAGGAATTTTAATCTTCGCTCCTTTGCGGAACGTACAGCCATGAATACACCGATACAGGGGAGCGCCGCAGATATTATTAAAATTGCAATGATACAGGTATACAAAAAGCTGGAAGAACAGAACATGGAAGCGAACCTGCTGCTTCAGGTTCATGATGAGCTGATTGTTGAAGCACCAGAAAAGGAAGTCGATCAGGTAAAAGAGATCATACGCAGTTCCATGGAAGAAGCCATGGAATTAAAAGTGCATTTAAAGATCGATATGTCCCAAGGGAAAAGCTGGTACGACCTAAAATAG
- a CDS encoding YibE/F family protein, with amino-acid sequence MIKKIMVWTLLFTILTTSFALGAEDLSKSQEPMAAAPVEDFPEVQEEVGEPTDARAVIREAEVNPARDEEFGAGTYIQEVTLEITSGDLEGEVFEVDNILMGNPVYDMEVEAGDRVMVGIEGTPEEVQEVHIKEYVRDTYLYLIIGIFLILLLVIGRVKGLKSVITIGLTLFLIIKLLIPGILQGYSPILLAVLISVVVTLITIFIISGFNIKSISAIVGILGGVFIAGIITLWIGSSAQLTGFSSEEALMLLYIPQDVEFNVRGLLFAGIIIGSLGAVMDVGMSIASSLQEVKNANPEIARKDLMRAGFNVGRDIMGTMANTLILAYTGSAIPLLILFTAYEPSITEIINLDIIATEIVRALAGSIGLIMTVPLTVFTGTFLFERYK; translated from the coding sequence ATGATTAAAAAGATAATGGTATGGACTCTATTGTTTACTATCTTAACCACTTCCTTCGCCTTAGGGGCTGAAGACTTGTCAAAATCCCAGGAACCGATGGCAGCAGCACCGGTGGAAGATTTTCCTGAGGTTCAGGAAGAGGTTGGGGAACCCACGGATGCCCGGGCGGTAATCCGGGAGGCTGAGGTTAATCCCGCCAGGGATGAGGAGTTTGGTGCCGGCACTTATATTCAGGAAGTAACCCTGGAGATCACTTCGGGAGACTTAGAAGGGGAAGTTTTTGAAGTGGATAACATTTTGATGGGGAATCCTGTATATGATATGGAAGTGGAAGCAGGGGATCGTGTGATGGTAGGCATCGAAGGGACTCCGGAAGAGGTTCAGGAAGTTCATATTAAAGAATATGTTCGGGATACCTACCTTTACCTGATCATTGGGATATTTCTCATACTTCTTTTAGTTATCGGAAGGGTTAAAGGACTAAAGTCTGTTATTACCATCGGGCTTACCCTGTTTTTAATCATAAAACTTTTGATTCCCGGAATTCTTCAAGGATACAGCCCGATTTTGTTGGCGGTGCTGATCTCCGTGGTGGTTACCTTGATTACGATTTTTATCATTTCAGGATTTAATATTAAAAGCATCTCTGCTATTGTGGGGATTCTCGGTGGAGTGTTTATCGCAGGAATCATCACTCTTTGGATTGGTTCCAGCGCTCAGTTAACGGGGTTTTCTTCGGAGGAAGCTCTAATGCTTTTATATATTCCCCAAGATGTGGAATTTAATGTGCGAGGCCTCCTGTTCGCCGGAATTATTATCGGGTCCCTGGGAGCGGTGATGGACGTGGGAATGTCCATTGCATCTTCCTTGCAGGAAGTAAAAAATGCCAACCCGGAAATTGCAAGAAAGGATTTGATGCGGGCCGGCTTTAATGTGGGAAGGGATATCATGGGGACTATGGCAAATACCTTGATTTTAGCCTATACCGGAAGTGCTATTCCCTTATTGATTCTATTCACGGCCTATGAACCCTCCATTACGGAGATTATCAACTTAGATATTATTGCAACGGAGATTGTTCGAGCCCTCGCCGGAAGTATCGGGCTGATTATGACGGTGCCTCTCACTGTATTTACCGGAACCTTTTTATTTGAGCGATACAAATAA